One genomic window of Magnolia sinica isolate HGM2019 chromosome 3, MsV1, whole genome shotgun sequence includes the following:
- the LOC131240915 gene encoding early nodulin-like protein 1, with translation MESERYLSFLLVISMGLMCSHAYDYYVGSKDGWVLNPSENFNHWAERNRFKVNDSLVFKYKKGGDSVLMVNREDYDKCNTKNPIKSYNDGYSTFSFNRSGPFFFISGTPGNCDKGQKLVVVVLAVRQKPPPISPLPSSPPPTSSPSLPPSPSPKSSPSLPPSPSPKSSLSPSPSSTSPSPTSSSPSPSSTSPSPSSTSPSPTSSSPSPSSTSPSPTSSSPSPSSTSPSPSPYPTSSSPSPSPSSESPSLSPSPTSSSPSPSPSSESPSLSPSPTLSSPSPSPSSTSPSSSPSPSLSPIPLTSPSPSTSNEAPQASPPGTEVPSPSAPPGTSGSSSSPAGTPPPPSSSPRTSLISGVSTVVMAVVVLASFVGPF, from the exons ATGGAAAGCGAGAGATATCTAAGTTTTTTGCTTGTGATTTCAATGGGATTGATGTGTTCCCACGCGTATGATTACTATGTTGGAAGCAAAGATGGTTGGGTATTGAACCCATCTGAGAATTTCAATCACTGGGCTGAAAGAAACAGGTTTAAAGTCAATGATTCTTTAG TATTCAAGTACAAGAAAGGAGGAGATTCTGTGTTGATGGTAAATAGAGAGGATTATGACAAATGCAATACAAAAAATCCAATAAAGAGCTACAACGACGGCTACTCGACGTTCAGCTTTAATCGATCTGGTCCGTTCTTCTTCATCAGCGGGACTCCTGGCAATTGCGACAAGGGTCAGAAACTGGTGGTTGTGGTCTTGGCAGTGAGACAGAAACCCCCTCCTATCTCTCCCCTGCCATCTTCACCTCCTCCAACGTCATCTCCATCTCTTCCTCCATCACCATCTCCAAAATCATCTCCATCTCTTCCTCCATCTCCATCTCCAAAATCATCTCTATCTCCTTCTCCTTCATCTACATCTCCTTCTCCAACTTCATCATCTCCTTCTCCTTCATCCACATCTCCTTCTCCTTCATCTACATCTCCTTCTCCAACTTCATCATCTCCTTCTCCTTCATCCACATCTCCTTCTCCTACTTCATCATCTCCTTCTCCTTCATCCACATCCCCATCTCCATCTCCTTATCCAActtcatcatctccatctccttCTCCTTCATCTGAATCCCCATCTTTATCTCCTTCTCCGActtcatcatctccatctccttCTCCTTCATCTGAATCCCCATCTTTATCTCCCTCTCCAACTTTAtcatctccatctccatctccTTCATCTACATCCCcatcttcatctccttctccatctCTTTCTCCAATTCCTCTTACCTCTCCTTCTCCATCTACCTCGAACGAAGCGCCACAAGCTTCTCCACCAGGCACTGAAGTCCCATCTCCTTCAGCTCCACCTGGTACGTCTGGATCTTCATCTTCGCCAGCAGGAACCCCTCCACC